A single Haloglycomyces albus DSM 45210 DNA region contains:
- the trpD gene encoding anthranilate phosphoribosyltransferase, translating into MDQNWQAVLSHLIAGEDLDSAAAAWAMGQIMSGRTEPEQLASFAVLLRAKGESLTELDAIADRMRQEAVPLQIPLTDTAIDIVGTGGDGSGSVNISTMAAVVAAAAGTPVIKHGNRAASSQCGSADLLEALGVNLEANPEFVAKSLTEVGIGFCFARSFHPGMRHAAPVRQTIRVPTVFNLLGPLTNPASPDAGLIGCADLSKAPLLAGVFARRGHTVMVARGQDGLDEISTTAPSDVWCTNRRGDVVRRVVDPRDFGLPRAQSSDLTGGNIEVNTAVARSVFRGETGPVRDAVLINSAAALATASAHSHEDGLTDDAYRHSAIAAGLDRARAAIDGGAARALVERWSDL; encoded by the coding sequence GTGGATCAGAATTGGCAAGCAGTCCTCTCCCACCTCATCGCGGGAGAGGACTTGGACTCTGCCGCAGCGGCATGGGCCATGGGGCAGATCATGTCCGGACGAACCGAACCGGAGCAACTCGCTTCCTTCGCGGTTCTCCTTCGTGCTAAGGGGGAGAGCCTCACCGAGTTGGACGCCATCGCCGATCGTATGCGGCAGGAGGCGGTCCCCCTTCAGATACCACTGACGGATACGGCGATCGACATCGTGGGGACCGGTGGCGACGGGTCCGGAAGCGTCAATATCTCTACCATGGCGGCCGTCGTCGCGGCGGCTGCCGGCACTCCGGTCATCAAGCACGGTAATCGGGCCGCGTCGTCCCAATGCGGCTCTGCCGACTTGTTGGAAGCTCTGGGAGTCAATCTGGAGGCGAATCCGGAATTCGTGGCGAAATCACTGACCGAGGTGGGGATCGGATTCTGTTTTGCGCGGAGTTTCCACCCGGGTATGCGGCATGCGGCACCCGTCCGCCAGACGATCCGTGTTCCGACGGTCTTCAATCTGCTGGGCCCGTTGACCAACCCCGCCAGTCCAGACGCCGGTCTCATCGGCTGTGCCGACCTGTCCAAGGCGCCTCTCCTGGCGGGAGTATTCGCCCGGCGTGGCCACACGGTCATGGTGGCCCGTGGTCAGGACGGATTGGACGAAATCTCCACCACAGCACCTAGCGACGTATGGTGCACGAACCGAAGAGGGGACGTCGTCCGGCGGGTTGTCGATCCCCGCGATTTCGGTCTGCCGCGAGCGCAGAGTTCCGATTTGACCGGAGGGAACATCGAGGTGAACACCGCGGTAGCCCGTTCGGTTTTTCGAGGTGAGACGGGACCGGTACGCGATGCTGTTCTCATTAACAGCGCAGCGGCGCTGGCCACCGCCTCCGCTCATTCCCACGAAGACGGCCTTACCGATGACGCCTATCGACATTCGGCCATTGCCGCGGGTCTGGATCGAGCTCGAGCGGCGATCGATGGTGGAGCGGCGCGTGCACTGGTGGAACGCTGGAGCGACCTGTAG